The Burkholderia ambifaria AMMD genome contains the following window.
GAACACACATGATGACCTCTCCGGCGAACCGGCCGTTCGCGACCGGCTGCTCGACGCGGCCGAAGCGCTGATCTACTCGGGCGGCATCCACGCCACGGGTGTCGATGCGATCGTGAAGCGGTCCGGCGCCGCGCGAAAGAGCTTTTATTCGCATTTCGAATCGAAGGAGGCGCTGGTCGTCGCCGCGCTCGAGCGCCGTGACGAACGCTGGATGCGCTGGTTCGTCGATGCAACGCTCTCGCGCGGCAAGTCGCCGCGCGCGCACTTGCTCGGCATGTTCGATGCGCTGCGCGACTGGTTTGCGCAACCTGATTTTCACGGCTGCGCGTTCCTGAACGCATCCGGCGAGATTGCCGACGCCGACGATCCCGTGCGCGTCGTCGCGCGTATGCACAAGGCGCGTCTGTTGGCGTTCGTGCGCGAGCGGTTCGACGCGTATGCCGACGACGCCGGGGTCGAGCGTCGCGGGCTGGCCCGTCTCGCGCGTCAATGGCTGGTGCTGATCGACGGCGCGATCGGCGTGGCGCTCGTCAGCGGCGATGTAACCGCCGCGCGCGATGCGCGCGCAACGGCAGAACTCTTGCTCGATACGGTGTCTCGAGCGGCGAAGTAGTGCGTCCCAACCGGCTGCGTTCGTGCGCAGCCAGAACCTTGAACAGGAGCATTCCATGTCCGCTTCCC
Protein-coding sequences here:
- a CDS encoding TetR/AcrR family transcriptional regulator, whose amino-acid sequence is MNTHDDLSGEPAVRDRLLDAAEALIYSGGIHATGVDAIVKRSGAARKSFYSHFESKEALVVAALERRDERWMRWFVDATLSRGKSPRAHLLGMFDALRDWFAQPDFHGCAFLNASGEIADADDPVRVVARMHKARLLAFVRERFDAYADDAGVERRGLARLARQWLVLIDGAIGVALVSGDVTAARDARATAELLLDTVSRAAK